Proteins encoded by one window of Cervus canadensis isolate Bull #8, Minnesota chromosome 18, ASM1932006v1, whole genome shotgun sequence:
- the LOC122421649 gene encoding uncharacterized protein LOC122421649 isoform X1, translating into MLALRGGRSRARAAGSAGQPCWAGCARGRCGPGIAMAPSVPLLLGLVFCRDPGIWAQTDLPEVYQNPLEETALPVVSGSSAIGLLPLLFVLLFILCLCCCGGQHGSADNETKSQLDFNSSNPGMDFSEENPRKRSEKMTSRCTSCWRRTDRRTCTPTPRNAHGGLLSPPLSRTRTPSRRVSFHCRLAALKSPQYSPTWTHLPLIWSAERELAVCTPWRKCPLRSVGFHGVDSFTTAPPGKPQASFWSSPQTQEYRSLVSPQEILGYERWNISCRISEQRISQSQAMTATADGELVSPEGTQEGKSTAI; encoded by the exons ATGCTGGCACTCCGCGGCGGGAGGTCTCGGGCCCGGGCGGCTGGGTCGGCGGGGCAGCCGTGCTGGGCGGGCTGCGCGCGCGGGCGGTGCGGGCCGGGCATCGCCATGGCCCCGAGCGTCCCTCTTCTGCTCGGGCTCG TGTTCTGCCGGGACCCAGGGATTTGGGCGCAGACTG ACCTACCTGAAGTCTACCAAAACCCTCTTGAAGAAACAGCCCTTCCCGTCGTGTCTGGGAGTTCCGCCATCgggctcctccctctcctcttcgtCCTCCTCTTTATCCTCTGCCTGTGCTGCTGTGGAGGCCAACACG GTTCCGCTGATAATGAGACCAAGAGCCAACTGGATTTTAACAG CTCCAACCCTGGCATGGACTTCTCAGAAGAAAATCCGCGTAAGAGGAGTGAGAAG ATGACGTCTCGGTGCACCTCCTGTTGGAGGAGGACAGACAGACGGACATGCAC GCCCACCCCGAGGAATGCCCATGGGGGTCTTCTGAGTCCTCCGCTGAGCCGCACCAGGACTCCTTCACGCAGAGTGAGCTTTCACTGCCGTCTTGCAGCCCTGAAGAGTCCTCAGTATAGCCCCACGTGGACCCACCTTCCCCTCATCTGGAGCGCGGAGCGGGAGCTGGCTGTGTGCACTCCATGGCGCAAATGCCCCTTAAGGAGCGTGGGGTTCCACGGG gtggattcttttaccactgcgccacctgggaagccccaggcctcATTTTGGAGCTCCCCGCAGACTCAAGAATACAGAAGCCTTGTCAGTCCTCAAGAAATTCTGGGATATGAGagatggaatatttcctgccgtATCAGTGAACAAAGGATATCACAGTCACAAGCAATGACGGCCACCGCggatggtgagctggtgagccccgagggcactcaggaaggaaagagcaCGGCCATCTAG
- the LOC122421649 gene encoding uncharacterized protein LOC122421649 isoform X2 — MLALRGGRSRARAAGSAGQPCWAGCARGRCGPGIAMAPSVPLLLGLVFCRDPGIWAQTDLPEVYQNPLEETALPVVSGSSAIGLLPLLFVLLFILCLCCCGGQHGSADNETKSQLDFNSSNPGMDFSEENPRKRSEKMTSRCTSCWRRTDRRTCTPTPRNAHGGLLSPPLSRTRTPSRRVSFHCRLAALKSPQYSPTWTHLPLIWSAERELAVCTPWRKCPLRSVGFHGVSCSHAHSSRHLVCKWILLPLRHLGSPRPHFGAPRRLKNTEALSVLKKFWDMRDGIFPAVSVNKGYHSHKQ; from the exons ATGCTGGCACTCCGCGGCGGGAGGTCTCGGGCCCGGGCGGCTGGGTCGGCGGGGCAGCCGTGCTGGGCGGGCTGCGCGCGCGGGCGGTGCGGGCCGGGCATCGCCATGGCCCCGAGCGTCCCTCTTCTGCTCGGGCTCG TGTTCTGCCGGGACCCAGGGATTTGGGCGCAGACTG ACCTACCTGAAGTCTACCAAAACCCTCTTGAAGAAACAGCCCTTCCCGTCGTGTCTGGGAGTTCCGCCATCgggctcctccctctcctcttcgtCCTCCTCTTTATCCTCTGCCTGTGCTGCTGTGGAGGCCAACACG GTTCCGCTGATAATGAGACCAAGAGCCAACTGGATTTTAACAG CTCCAACCCTGGCATGGACTTCTCAGAAGAAAATCCGCGTAAGAGGAGTGAGAAG ATGACGTCTCGGTGCACCTCCTGTTGGAGGAGGACAGACAGACGGACATGCAC GCCCACCCCGAGGAATGCCCATGGGGGTCTTCTGAGTCCTCCGCTGAGCCGCACCAGGACTCCTTCACGCAGAGTGAGCTTTCACTGCCGTCTTGCAGCCCTGAAGAGTCCTCAGTATAGCCCCACGTGGACCCACCTTCCCCTCATCTGGAGCGCGGAGCGGGAGCTGGCTGTGTGCACTCCATGGCGCAAATGCCCCTTAAGGAGCGTGGGGTTCCACGGGGTGAGCTGCTCACACGCCCACAGCAGCCGTCATCTTGTGTgtaa gtggattcttttaccactgcgccacctgggaagccccaggcctcATTTTGGAGCTCCCCGCAGACTCAAGAATACAGAAGCCTTGTCAGTCCTCAAGAAATTCTGGGATATGAGagatggaatatttcctgccgtATCAGTGAACAAAGGATATCACAGTCACAAGCAATGA
- the LOC122421649 gene encoding uncharacterized protein LOC122421649 isoform X3 has translation MLALRGGRSRARAAGSAGQPCWAGCARGRCGPGIAMAPSVPLLLGLVFCRDPGIWAQTDLPEVYQNPLEETALPVVSGSSAIGLLPLLFVLLFILCLCCCGGQHGSADNETKSQLDFNSSNPGMDFSEENPRKRSEKMTSRCTSCWRRTDRRTCTPTPRNAHGGLLSPPLSRTRTPSRRVSFHCRLAALKSPQYSPTWTHLPLIWSAERELAVCTPWRKCPLRSVGFHGVSCSHAHSSRHLVCGFFYHCATWEAPGLILELPADSRIQKPCQSSRNSGI, from the exons ATGCTGGCACTCCGCGGCGGGAGGTCTCGGGCCCGGGCGGCTGGGTCGGCGGGGCAGCCGTGCTGGGCGGGCTGCGCGCGCGGGCGGTGCGGGCCGGGCATCGCCATGGCCCCGAGCGTCCCTCTTCTGCTCGGGCTCG TGTTCTGCCGGGACCCAGGGATTTGGGCGCAGACTG ACCTACCTGAAGTCTACCAAAACCCTCTTGAAGAAACAGCCCTTCCCGTCGTGTCTGGGAGTTCCGCCATCgggctcctccctctcctcttcgtCCTCCTCTTTATCCTCTGCCTGTGCTGCTGTGGAGGCCAACACG GTTCCGCTGATAATGAGACCAAGAGCCAACTGGATTTTAACAG CTCCAACCCTGGCATGGACTTCTCAGAAGAAAATCCGCGTAAGAGGAGTGAGAAG ATGACGTCTCGGTGCACCTCCTGTTGGAGGAGGACAGACAGACGGACATGCAC GCCCACCCCGAGGAATGCCCATGGGGGTCTTCTGAGTCCTCCGCTGAGCCGCACCAGGACTCCTTCACGCAGAGTGAGCTTTCACTGCCGTCTTGCAGCCCTGAAGAGTCCTCAGTATAGCCCCACGTGGACCCACCTTCCCCTCATCTGGAGCGCGGAGCGGGAGCTGGCTGTGTGCACTCCATGGCGCAAATGCCCCTTAAGGAGCGTGGGGTTCCACGGGGTGAGCTGCTCACACGCCCACAGCAGCCGTCATCTTGTGT gtggattcttttaccactgcgccacctgggaagccccaggcctcATTTTGGAGCTCCCCGCAGACTCAAGAATACAGAAGCCTTGTCAGTCCTCAAGAAATTCTGGGATATGA
- the LOC122421649 gene encoding uncharacterized protein LOC122421649 isoform X4: MLALRGGRSRARAAGSAGQPCWAGCARGRCGPGIAMAPSVPLLLGLVFCRDPGIWAQTDLPEVYQNPLEETALPVVSGSSAIGLLPLLFVLLFILCLCCCGGQHGSADNETKSQLDFNSSNPGMDFSEENPHDVSVHLLLEEDRQTDMHAHPEECPWGSSESSAEPHQDSFTQSELSLPSCSPEESSV, encoded by the exons ATGCTGGCACTCCGCGGCGGGAGGTCTCGGGCCCGGGCGGCTGGGTCGGCGGGGCAGCCGTGCTGGGCGGGCTGCGCGCGCGGGCGGTGCGGGCCGGGCATCGCCATGGCCCCGAGCGTCCCTCTTCTGCTCGGGCTCG TGTTCTGCCGGGACCCAGGGATTTGGGCGCAGACTG ACCTACCTGAAGTCTACCAAAACCCTCTTGAAGAAACAGCCCTTCCCGTCGTGTCTGGGAGTTCCGCCATCgggctcctccctctcctcttcgtCCTCCTCTTTATCCTCTGCCTGTGCTGCTGTGGAGGCCAACACG GTTCCGCTGATAATGAGACCAAGAGCCAACTGGATTTTAACAG CTCCAACCCTGGCATGGACTTCTCAGAAGAAAATCCGC ATGACGTCTCGGTGCACCTCCTGTTGGAGGAGGACAGACAGACGGACATGCAC GCCCACCCCGAGGAATGCCCATGGGGGTCTTCTGAGTCCTCCGCTGAGCCGCACCAGGACTCCTTCACGCAGAGTGAGCTTTCACTGCCGTCTTGCAGCCCTGAAGAGTCCTCAGTATAG